In one Bradyrhizobium sp. 4 genomic region, the following are encoded:
- a CDS encoding HD domain-containing protein, which translates to MLSPVRLISEAAELAARRHNGMARKGRGHEPYINHLAEVANLLATATDGTDAELVAAGWLHDAIEDTDTTREELAQKFSDRVASLVEECTDDMSLPKPERRRRQVLDAPKKSAGARLIKIADKISNIGARVHSDPTAAERDDLVDYTDWAEQVVAGCRGGNSWLDTTFDDTVLTARTSL; encoded by the coding sequence AACTCGCCGCGCGCCGCCACAACGGCATGGCGCGCAAGGGCCGCGGTCATGAGCCTTACATCAACCACCTCGCCGAGGTCGCGAACCTGCTTGCGACCGCGACCGACGGCACCGACGCCGAACTCGTTGCCGCCGGCTGGCTGCATGATGCGATCGAGGACACCGACACCACGCGCGAGGAGCTCGCGCAAAAATTCTCCGACCGTGTCGCGTCGCTTGTCGAGGAATGCACCGACGATATGAGCCTGCCGAAGCCGGAGCGGCGGCGGCGTCAGGTGCTCGACGCACCGAAAAAATCGGCTGGCGCCAGGCTGATCAAGATCGCCGACAAGATCAGCAATATCGGCGCGCGCGTGCATTCGGATCCGACGGCCGCGGAACGTGACGACCTCGTCGATTACACCGACTGGGCCGAGCAGGTTGTCGCCGGTTGCCGCGGCGGTAACTCCTGGCTGGATACGACATTCGACGACACGGTGCTCACAGCGAGGACCTCGCTGTGA
- the ureC gene encoding urease subunit alpha, whose translation MSVKIKRSVYADMFGPTTGDKVRLADTDLIIEVEKDFTTYGEEVKFGGGKVIRDGMGQSQVTNKQGAADTVITNALIVDHWGIVKADVAIKDGMIAGIGKAGNPDIQPGVTIIIGPGTDVIAGEGKILTAGGFDSHIHFICPQQIEHALMSGVTSMLGGGTGPSHGTFATTCTPGPWHMGRMIQSFDAFPVNLGVSGKGNASRPAALIEMIKAGACALKLHEDWGTTPAAIDTCLSVADDYDIQVMIHTDTLNESGFVEDTIKAFKGRTIHAFHTEGAGGGHAPDIIKVAGLKNVLPSSTNPTRPFTRNTIDEHLDMLMVCHHLDPSIAEDLAFAESRIRKETIAAEDILHDLGALSMISSDSQAMGRLGEVIIRTWQTADKMKKQRGSLPQDKGKDNDNFRVKRYIAKYTINPAIAHGVSKLIGSVEKGKLADLVLWSPAFFGVKPDCVVKGGMIVAAPMGDPNASIPTPQPVHYQPMFGAFGKARTASSVVFTSKAAITGGLARKLGIDKKLYAVQNTRGRISKKSMIHNDATPNIEVDPETYEVRADGELLTCAPAEVLPMAQRYFMY comes from the coding sequence ATGTCCGTCAAAATAAAGCGTTCCGTCTATGCCGACATGTTCGGCCCGACCACCGGCGACAAGGTGCGGCTGGCCGACACCGATCTCATCATCGAGGTCGAGAAGGATTTCACCACCTACGGCGAGGAAGTGAAGTTCGGCGGCGGCAAGGTGATCCGCGACGGCATGGGCCAGTCGCAGGTCACCAACAAGCAGGGCGCGGCGGACACCGTCATCACCAATGCGCTGATCGTCGATCACTGGGGCATCGTGAAGGCCGACGTCGCGATCAAGGACGGCATGATCGCTGGCATCGGCAAGGCCGGCAATCCCGACATCCAGCCCGGTGTCACCATCATCATCGGCCCCGGCACCGACGTGATCGCAGGTGAAGGCAAGATCCTCACCGCCGGCGGCTTCGACAGCCACATCCATTTCATCTGTCCGCAGCAGATCGAGCACGCGCTGATGTCGGGCGTCACCTCGATGCTAGGGGGCGGCACCGGTCCGTCGCACGGCACGTTCGCCACCACCTGCACGCCGGGGCCGTGGCACATGGGCCGGATGATCCAGTCGTTCGACGCCTTCCCGGTCAATCTCGGCGTCTCCGGCAAGGGCAACGCCTCGCGGCCCGCGGCGCTGATCGAGATGATCAAGGCCGGCGCCTGTGCGCTGAAGCTGCACGAGGACTGGGGCACGACGCCGGCCGCGATCGACACCTGCCTGTCGGTCGCCGACGACTACGACATCCAGGTGATGATCCACACCGACACGCTGAACGAGTCCGGCTTCGTCGAGGATACCATCAAGGCGTTCAAAGGCCGCACCATCCACGCCTTCCACACCGAGGGCGCCGGCGGCGGTCACGCTCCTGATATCATCAAGGTCGCGGGGCTGAAGAACGTGCTCCCGTCGTCGACGAACCCGACGCGGCCCTTCACGCGCAACACCATCGACGAGCATCTGGACATGCTGATGGTGTGCCACCACCTCGACCCATCGATCGCGGAAGATCTGGCGTTTGCTGAAAGCCGCATCCGCAAGGAGACTATCGCGGCCGAGGACATCCTGCATGATCTCGGCGCGCTCTCCATGATCTCCTCGGACTCCCAGGCCATGGGCCGCCTCGGCGAGGTCATCATCCGGACCTGGCAGACCGCCGACAAGATGAAGAAGCAGCGCGGCTCGTTGCCGCAGGACAAGGGCAAGGACAACGACAATTTCCGGGTCAAGCGCTACATCGCCAAATACACGATCAATCCCGCGATCGCCCACGGCGTTTCGAAGCTGATCGGCTCGGTGGAGAAGGGCAAGCTCGCCGATCTCGTGCTGTGGTCGCCGGCCTTCTTCGGCGTCAAGCCGGATTGCGTCGTCAAGGGCGGCATGATCGTCGCGGCTCCCATGGGCGATCCCAACGCCTCGATCCCGACCCCGCAGCCGGTGCATTACCAGCCGATGTTCGGCGCCTTCGGCAAGGCGCGCACTGCGTCTTCTGTGGTGTTCACCTCGAAGGCCGCGATCACCGGTGGCCTCGCGCGCAAGCTCGGCATCGACAAGAAGCTCTATGCAGTCCAGAACACCCGCGGCAGGATCTCGAAGAAGAGCATGATTCACAACGACGCCACGCCCAATATCGAGGTCGATCCGGAGACCTATGAGGTCCGTGCCGACGGTGAGCTTTTGACCTGCGCCCCCGCCGAGGTGCTGCCGATGGCGCAGCGATATTTCATGTACTGA
- a CDS encoding putative quinol monooxygenase, translating to MIYVVATLTIKPETRAEFIAAATACIKETRKEPGNIAYDLHESVTDPAKMVFVEQWENAEALVPHRAMEHMKTFGRVAVKCFTAPPKIEVITPEKVETR from the coding sequence GTGATCTATGTCGTCGCCACCTTGACCATCAAGCCTGAAACGCGCGCCGAATTCATTGCAGCCGCCACCGCCTGCATCAAGGAGACCCGGAAAGAGCCCGGCAATATCGCCTATGATCTGCATGAGAGCGTCACCGATCCCGCCAAGATGGTGTTCGTCGAGCAGTGGGAGAATGCCGAGGCGCTGGTGCCGCATCGCGCCATGGAGCACATGAAGACGTTCGGCCGCGTCGCGGTGAAGTGTTTTACGGCGCCGCCGAAGATCGAGGTGATCACGCCCGAGAAGGTCGAGACACGGTAA